Proteins from a single region of Dyadobacter fanqingshengii:
- a CDS encoding glycoside hydrolase family 43 protein — MRYKALYRPAILWCVSFIFISASCKKEAKAPNPGEQQATTFTNPLLNAAPDPYVYQKDSTYYYLHTLGNRIQIWKTNKMSRLKDVTPVTVFNAPATGGNSRDIWAPELFFLNGKWYIYYTGTDGNDREHRMWVLENANPDPTQGTWTDKGKLTTKPADLWSIDATIFQRDSSLFLIWSGRPFAGGSTDLTQNIYISQMSNPFTLTGPTVLISTPQYDWEKRGFAVNEGPEILRNAAGRDFLVFSGSYCGNDQYALGMMSLKAGSNPSDAKSWTKMPAPVFTGLASANAFGAGHNGFFKSRDGKEDWIIYHANSAAGEGCDDSRNVRMQKFAWTAEGLPSFGEPVSTGQSLAVPSGE, encoded by the coding sequence ATGCGGTATAAAGCTTTGTACAGACCGGCCATCCTTTGGTGCGTGTCGTTTATTTTCATTAGCGCTTCCTGTAAAAAGGAGGCCAAAGCACCAAACCCCGGCGAACAGCAGGCAACCACATTTACAAATCCATTGCTGAATGCGGCGCCCGATCCTTATGTTTACCAAAAAGACTCGACCTATTATTACCTGCATACCCTGGGCAACCGGATCCAGATTTGGAAAACCAATAAAATGAGCCGGTTAAAGGATGTAACACCGGTAACTGTTTTCAATGCGCCTGCAACAGGAGGGAACTCGCGTGATATCTGGGCGCCGGAGCTGTTTTTTCTCAACGGCAAATGGTATATCTATTACACCGGCACGGATGGGAATGATCGTGAGCATCGTATGTGGGTTCTGGAAAATGCAAACCCCGACCCCACGCAGGGCACCTGGACGGACAAAGGCAAGCTCACTACAAAACCCGCTGATCTCTGGTCAATTGATGCGACCATTTTTCAGCGGGATAGCAGTCTTTTTCTGATCTGGTCGGGCAGGCCGTTTGCGGGCGGGAGCACGGATTTGACACAGAACATATACATTTCTCAAATGAGCAACCCATTCACATTAACAGGGCCAACTGTGCTTATTTCCACCCCGCAATATGACTGGGAAAAGCGTGGATTTGCGGTCAACGAAGGGCCGGAAATCTTGCGTAATGCGGCAGGGCGGGACTTTTTGGTGTTTTCGGGAAGTTACTGTGGCAATGATCAGTACGCGCTTGGCATGATGAGCCTGAAAGCGGGTAGCAACCCATCGGACGCAAAAAGCTGGACAAAAATGCCTGCGCCGGTTTTCACGGGACTCGCCTCAGCCAATGCATTCGGGGCAGGACATAACGGGTTTTTCAAATCACGGGATGGCAAAGAGGATTGGATTATTTACCACGCGAATTCGGCTGCCGGAGAAGGTTGCGACGATTCCAGAAATGTAAGAATGCAAAAGTTCGCCTGGACCGCCGAGGGGTTGCCCAGCTTCGGAGAGCCGGTTTCAACGGGACAATCTCTCGCAGTTCCTTCGGGCGAATAG
- a CDS encoding SusC/RagA family TonB-linked outer membrane protein — translation MRYTYTLFQTLTFFLASFGMAVAQGRDITGAVQTATGEALPGATILITGTNTATITDADGKFSLNAQSGQTLRVSFIGYLASEVPVTEQSAYTIQLAEDAQNLEEFVVIGYQSVRRSDLTGATGIIDAQNTNKRIARSVPEALQGMTPGVAVRNGGAPGQEAVVNIRGLSTLFGNASPLYVIDGMLADANTTVNPNDVETIQVLKDASAAAIYGSRAANGVIIITTKKGKEGPLKVEATARVGLSSLSKRWDMMNAQEYVATNTRAYQAAGYALQPAVANYNGAVNTNWADQLLQTGSIQDYNVSLSGGGKDSKFLISGAYFADEGVLKARNFQRASVRINTEATRNKFTFGENLMISSTERNTPFQGGFAEGNAWYDVWTSLPIIPVQSADLASTSNPGGWGYGSFNARSFARNQVAINDITKTTYNFFKVLGNAYLDYKILDGLTYRFNVGLETSFDKTNNLRKEGLWYWNQSPDFSSVGQNRAQFLSYLFEHTLNFNRTFGKHNINGVVGYTQQTIRTDDVGGRRLQLGVYGGDYFTTINSASGGMTATGTRSQTLINSALGRLNYNYAEKYYLTFTFRADKDSRFSPAHRTGYFPSAAASWKISNEEFFKSDIITELKLRGSYGVLGSANLSNYQFTGFLNQAPRAVFGSGQTEFPGATQARLVYEDIKWEQKATTNIGADLVLFNNKLAVTIDAFRSVAKDVLLSLPLPLYIGNLQGDPLVNIGSIKNEGIELDFTYRHTSGPFTWSVAPNFSMIRNKVLALGNLGVDEETGEPRNYIQSGNTRSQVGRSIGEYYLIKTDGLFQNDEEVQAHKAQAAYAKPGDVRYVNRIDQGTNDDINDRDRSFAGSPWPKLTSGLILNGTWSGLSLNVQFYGAFGQKLYNDVRRDIDGMGYSNYRRDIDPWTPENTDTDFPRLGVSYATGAAGDPASADRGIVSNVRANTDRWLENGSYLRLRNVELSYSIPQSVTGKLSVSNARVYVSAQNLATFTKYTGLDPDVVGANFNLEPGVDLGGYPASRIISFGLNMGF, via the coding sequence ATGCGCTATACCTATACGCTGTTTCAGACATTAACATTCTTTCTTGCCAGCTTTGGCATGGCAGTCGCGCAGGGCAGGGACATTACCGGCGCTGTGCAGACTGCGACCGGGGAGGCATTGCCAGGTGCCACAATATTGATTACCGGCACAAACACGGCTACAATCACGGATGCCGATGGAAAATTTTCGCTTAATGCCCAAAGCGGGCAAACACTGCGTGTTTCATTCATTGGTTATCTTGCGTCAGAAGTCCCCGTGACCGAGCAGTCCGCGTATACGATCCAGCTCGCCGAGGATGCGCAAAATCTGGAAGAGTTTGTTGTGATTGGTTACCAGTCGGTGCGCCGGTCGGACCTGACAGGTGCAACGGGCATTATTGATGCGCAAAATACAAACAAGCGCATTGCCCGCTCGGTGCCGGAAGCATTGCAAGGAATGACACCCGGCGTCGCTGTCCGGAATGGTGGAGCGCCCGGTCAGGAGGCAGTAGTGAATATACGCGGGCTGAGCACCCTTTTTGGTAATGCAAGCCCTTTATATGTGATCGATGGTATGCTTGCCGATGCAAATACCACAGTCAATCCGAATGACGTAGAAACAATTCAAGTACTGAAAGATGCATCAGCAGCCGCCATTTACGGCTCCCGGGCTGCGAATGGTGTGATCATCATTACCACAAAAAAGGGCAAAGAAGGTCCGCTCAAAGTGGAGGCAACTGCGCGGGTTGGCCTTTCCTCACTTTCCAAACGGTGGGATATGATGAATGCCCAGGAATATGTGGCAACCAACACGCGTGCATACCAGGCAGCCGGATACGCATTGCAGCCTGCCGTTGCCAATTACAACGGAGCGGTTAACACCAATTGGGCTGACCAGTTGCTTCAAACGGGTAGCATTCAGGACTATAATGTCAGCTTGTCGGGTGGGGGAAAAGACAGTAAGTTCCTGATCTCGGGTGCCTATTTTGCTGATGAAGGTGTGTTGAAAGCTCGAAATTTTCAGCGGGCATCCGTTCGGATCAATACCGAGGCGACGCGTAATAAATTCACTTTTGGTGAAAACCTGATGATTTCCAGCACAGAGCGCAATACACCTTTTCAGGGGGGATTTGCCGAGGGAAATGCATGGTATGATGTGTGGACCAGCTTACCAATCATTCCTGTTCAAAGCGCTGATCTTGCAAGCACTTCCAATCCGGGTGGCTGGGGCTATGGTTCATTCAATGCACGCTCATTTGCCAGAAACCAGGTTGCCATCAATGATATTACCAAAACGACGTATAATTTTTTCAAAGTGCTTGGCAATGCTTATCTGGATTACAAAATCCTTGATGGCCTGACCTACCGTTTCAATGTCGGGCTGGAAACGAGTTTTGATAAAACAAATAACCTGAGAAAAGAAGGACTTTGGTACTGGAACCAATCCCCCGATTTCAGCAGCGTAGGTCAAAACCGCGCCCAGTTTTTGAGCTATTTATTTGAACATACATTAAATTTTAACCGCACTTTCGGCAAACACAATATTAATGGTGTAGTAGGCTACACCCAGCAAACCATCCGCACCGACGATGTGGGCGGGCGACGATTGCAGCTTGGCGTCTATGGCGGTGATTATTTTACGACCATCAACTCGGCCAGCGGCGGAATGACCGCCACGGGCACGCGTTCGCAAACACTGATTAACTCCGCATTAGGCAGGCTTAATTACAATTATGCAGAAAAATACTATCTGACATTCACATTTCGCGCCGATAAGGACTCGCGGTTTTCACCTGCTCACCGCACAGGATATTTCCCTTCCGCGGCAGCTTCCTGGAAAATCAGCAATGAAGAATTTTTCAAATCAGACATTATCACAGAACTGAAATTGAGAGGGTCTTATGGCGTACTGGGCTCAGCCAACCTGAGCAACTATCAATTTACCGGCTTTCTCAACCAGGCGCCGCGCGCGGTATTTGGTTCGGGGCAAACCGAATTTCCGGGTGCCACCCAGGCCAGGCTCGTATATGAGGACATCAAATGGGAGCAAAAGGCTACAACCAATATTGGTGCCGACCTGGTCCTTTTCAATAATAAGCTCGCCGTTACAATTGATGCATTCCGCTCGGTGGCCAAGGATGTATTGTTATCGCTTCCGCTTCCGCTATACATTGGTAATTTACAGGGCGATCCACTCGTGAACATTGGTTCAATAAAAAACGAAGGAATTGAACTGGATTTCACTTACCGTCATACTTCCGGGCCATTTACCTGGAGTGTTGCGCCCAATTTCAGCATGATTCGCAATAAGGTGCTGGCACTTGGTAATCTTGGTGTGGACGAGGAAACGGGCGAACCCAGAAATTACATTCAGTCAGGCAATACGCGCTCGCAGGTTGGCCGTTCGATCGGGGAATATTATCTGATCAAAACAGATGGATTATTCCAGAATGATGAAGAAGTGCAGGCGCATAAAGCGCAAGCGGCTTACGCCAAACCGGGTGATGTTCGCTACGTGAACCGGATCGACCAGGGAACAAATGATGATATCAATGACCGTGACCGCAGTTTTGCAGGCAGCCCATGGCCTAAACTAACGTCGGGATTGATTCTGAATGGAACCTGGTCGGGCTTGTCGCTGAATGTTCAGTTTTACGGCGCATTTGGTCAGAAATTATATAATGATGTACGAAGAGATATTGACGGAATGGGTTATTCCAATTACCGCCGCGACATTGATCCATGGACACCTGAGAATACCGATACGGATTTTCCCCGTCTTGGGGTTTCGTACGCAACTGGAGCAGCAGGCGACCCGGCCAGTGCCGACCGGGGCATTGTTTCCAACGTCCGCGCCAATACAGATCGCTGGCTGGAAAACGGTTCGTATTTAAGGTTAAGAAATGTGGAGCTTTCCTATTCAATTCCGCAATCTGTGACCGGGAAATTGTCGGTGAGCAATGCACGTGTTTATGTCAGCGCGCAGAATCTGGCCACTTTCACCAAATACACCGGGCTCGATCCCGATGTAGTAGGAGCCAATTTCAATCTCGAACCTGGGGTGGATCTGGGCGGTTATCCTGCCTCACGCATTATTTCTTTCGGCCTGAACATGGGTTTCTGA
- a CDS encoding RagB/SusD family nutrient uptake outer membrane protein: MKKILLLTSMILMVASACNRDFDQPNPNSPTIASFWKSEVDAIKGINAVYSTFHRSAALYSRFLFYHGMLRSDEGYGSGGDITLNNVMSFNQTNYNEGLTAGTWQNLFIGVFRANQVIAYVPTIEMDEVLKNRIIGEAKFLRALFYFNLTLYFGRPPIILEPSEPTDRPSNATNAEAWAQVEKDLTEAATTLPLSYTGDDLGRATRGAAMGLLGKTYLQQSKYQEAATALAFFITGEGKGLYTLTANYQDNFKASTENNSESVFEVQFRFNPNENTDDDVDETRINNTGTSIAQFYAPRGVGFSDGGARRWLIGEFKKENTALGTRDPRLPVTLLFDSTDVRGPLSTMVYGRTFASRYGTNTGESSAVWFRKQLNDNEAGRTEEGFRSPNNLRLLRYADILLMYAEALNGIGQTAQAFPFVNTVRVRAGLRPLNLAAGWNQVQFLGQIKHERITELTGEGWRFADLQRWGDLGPELAARDPEFTNFVKNRNEWYPIPQSDIDLNPNLTQNPGY; this comes from the coding sequence ATGAAAAAGATATTATTACTTACGTCAATGATTTTAATGGTTGCCAGTGCCTGTAACCGTGATTTCGACCAGCCCAATCCCAATAGCCCGACAATTGCGTCCTTCTGGAAAAGCGAGGTTGACGCCATCAAAGGCATCAATGCCGTTTACAGCACTTTTCACAGGTCAGCGGCATTGTATTCCAGGTTTTTATTCTATCACGGAATGCTTCGCTCCGATGAAGGCTACGGCTCAGGAGGCGACATTACGCTGAATAATGTGATGAGCTTCAACCAGACCAATTATAATGAAGGCTTGACTGCCGGAACCTGGCAAAACCTTTTCATCGGCGTTTTCAGGGCCAACCAGGTGATTGCTTATGTGCCGACCATTGAAATGGATGAAGTGCTGAAAAACCGCATCATTGGCGAAGCAAAGTTTTTAAGAGCACTGTTTTATTTCAACCTCACACTATATTTCGGCAGACCGCCTATCATCCTTGAACCTTCTGAACCAACAGACCGGCCATCCAATGCAACGAATGCAGAGGCATGGGCGCAGGTTGAAAAAGACTTAACCGAGGCAGCAACAACATTGCCACTGAGTTACACCGGCGACGATCTGGGCCGGGCAACGCGTGGTGCTGCCATGGGTTTATTGGGGAAAACCTATCTGCAGCAAAGCAAATATCAGGAAGCTGCGACCGCGCTGGCCTTTTTTATCACGGGTGAGGGAAAAGGATTATATACTTTAACTGCTAACTACCAGGACAATTTTAAAGCATCAACAGAAAACAATAGCGAGTCTGTTTTTGAAGTGCAGTTCAGGTTTAATCCGAATGAAAATACCGACGACGATGTGGACGAAACCCGCATTAACAACACGGGAACTTCTATTGCACAATTCTACGCGCCCAGGGGTGTAGGCTTCTCCGACGGCGGCGCCCGACGCTGGCTTATCGGTGAATTCAAAAAAGAGAACACGGCGCTGGGCACCAGAGACCCGAGACTTCCAGTAACATTACTATTTGATTCCACAGATGTGCGCGGCCCGCTGTCCACAATGGTTTACGGACGAACATTCGCAAGCCGCTACGGCACGAACACCGGCGAAAGCAGCGCGGTGTGGTTTCGAAAACAATTGAATGACAATGAGGCCGGACGCACCGAGGAGGGTTTCAGGTCACCTAACAATCTCCGGCTGTTGAGATATGCCGATATTCTGCTCATGTACGCCGAGGCGCTTAATGGGATCGGGCAGACTGCGCAGGCTTTCCCGTTTGTAAACACGGTACGCGTGCGTGCCGGATTGCGGCCGTTGAATCTGGCGGCTGGATGGAATCAGGTGCAATTTCTTGGCCAGATCAAACACGAGCGCATTACAGAGTTGACAGGAGAAGGCTGGCGTTTTGCGGATTTGCAGCGCTGGGGTGATCTGGGTCCGGAACTGGCAGCGAGGGACCCGGAATTTACTAATTTTGTAAAAAACAGAAATGAATGGTACCCGATCCCGCAATCGGACATTGATTTAAATCCGAACCTGACGCAAAATCCGGGTTACTAA
- a CDS encoding glycosyltransferase family 4 protein yields the protein MLPKDFISMNKKIVIGIPPKAHLTLALDEVNGFREIGYDCNYITYGRNDQSINVFNKLIGVIKNAINIVFALYKFSPAYLYLNSRFEPVASTRDAISLLIIKALYFKNVKIIIKTHGSDFAVFSPDRGFFIKQVVSFLAKNVNAWFFLSSEEKDIVYKNNPSLGRNAYVTANVVDSKRSVHSRAFQTEFKLPDNKFKFLFVGRIVREKGVFAILESIPHLPFKDKCQFIFVGDGPDLNELIALSEQLKVTDNVSFVGFINDDKCDHFYANTDALVFPTFFNEGFPMALFKAVAAGLPIITTRIRAAKDHLIEPDNTLWVSGDSTSTLIDAITRLYENPGLRESMSLNNRKLGEEFSRHKVVTQMHQTLSTLA from the coding sequence ATGTTACCGAAAGATTTTATTAGCATGAATAAAAAAATTGTTATTGGAATTCCACCGAAGGCTCATCTTACTCTGGCATTGGATGAAGTCAATGGTTTTCGCGAAATTGGTTATGATTGTAATTATATCACTTATGGTCGGAATGATCAATCAATCAATGTTTTTAACAAACTGATTGGCGTTATAAAAAATGCAATTAATATTGTTTTTGCCTTATATAAATTCTCACCTGCTTATTTATATTTGAATTCCAGATTTGAGCCCGTCGCTTCTACAAGAGATGCTATTTCGCTATTGATTATAAAAGCATTATATTTTAAAAACGTTAAAATAATTATAAAGACGCATGGTTCAGACTTTGCTGTTTTTTCACCAGATAGGGGTTTTTTTATTAAGCAGGTGGTGTCATTTTTAGCAAAAAATGTAAATGCCTGGTTTTTTTTATCCAGTGAAGAAAAGGACATAGTCTATAAAAACAATCCATCATTAGGTAGAAATGCATATGTTACAGCTAATGTCGTAGACTCAAAGAGATCAGTTCATTCGCGAGCATTTCAAACTGAATTTAAATTACCCGATAACAAGTTTAAGTTTCTGTTTGTCGGACGTATTGTACGGGAAAAAGGCGTTTTCGCTATATTGGAAAGTATTCCCCACCTACCTTTTAAAGATAAATGCCAGTTTATTTTTGTTGGTGACGGACCCGATCTCAATGAGCTCATCGCGCTTTCAGAGCAATTGAAGGTAACGGATAACGTAAGTTTCGTGGGATTTATCAACGACGATAAATGTGACCATTTCTACGCAAATACTGACGCGCTGGTCTTTCCGACCTTTTTTAACGAGGGTTTTCCGATGGCGCTGTTCAAAGCAGTTGCTGCGGGACTTCCAATCATAACTACCAGAATAAGAGCCGCAAAAGATCATTTGATTGAACCAGACAATACTTTGTGGGTAAGTGGTGATTCTACTTCTACCCTCATAGATGCGATTACCAGACTTTACGAAAATCCAGGCTTACGGGAGTCCATGTCGCTAAACAACAGGAAACTTGGTGAAGAATTTAGCCGGCATAAAGTGGTTACACAAATGCATCAAACGCTTTCAACATTAGCATAA
- a CDS encoding acyltransferase — MKELSHNDWINSLRVLALFAVIIIHVSAPAVTSQYFTDNSSWWIANFYNSLCRPCVPIFVMITGSLLLPKKDGTKEFLSKRIKKIIYPFIFWSQIYLLYQLALRIMQGEYPNVISLLLLEIRQIVTGTSVHLWYVYMLLGLYLTIPIIKPWIQNASNKEIGYFLVIWIFTLAINVIRPSGPLDLQLIYFSGYIGYLVLGYYLGHRFTASKMILRLSALFFVIGFLVTFFGTFYIHKHNLLTEYDFYDFLSINVALCASTVFLLFKEKYISFKGAILSTIVKKINAYSFGIYLSHMLLLAFLFQIKIDYRIFGPTIGIPFTAIICLILSLIIVKVINVLPYGKYISGN; from the coding sequence ATGAAAGAACTATCCCATAATGATTGGATTAATAGTTTACGAGTTCTAGCTCTATTTGCCGTTATCATTATACACGTTTCAGCACCAGCAGTCACAAGCCAATATTTTACCGACAATTCGTCCTGGTGGATAGCAAACTTTTATAACTCACTTTGCAGACCTTGCGTGCCCATTTTTGTAATGATAACGGGAAGTCTGCTGCTGCCGAAAAAAGACGGGACCAAGGAGTTTCTCTCAAAACGAATAAAGAAAATAATATATCCGTTCATATTTTGGAGCCAAATATATCTGCTTTATCAATTGGCCTTGCGTATCATGCAAGGTGAATACCCCAACGTAATTAGCCTGTTACTACTGGAAATCAGACAGATAGTAACTGGAACATCCGTTCATCTCTGGTATGTTTATATGCTTTTGGGTCTATATCTGACGATACCAATAATCAAGCCGTGGATACAAAATGCCAGTAACAAAGAAATTGGATACTTTCTCGTTATCTGGATTTTCACACTTGCAATTAATGTCATCAGGCCTTCTGGCCCACTTGATCTGCAGTTAATATATTTTAGTGGATATATCGGCTATCTTGTGTTGGGTTATTATTTGGGTCATAGATTTACCGCTTCCAAAATGATATTAAGGTTAAGCGCATTATTTTTCGTAATCGGATTTTTAGTGACTTTTTTTGGCACATTTTATATACACAAGCATAACTTGTTAACTGAATACGATTTTTATGATTTCCTTTCAATAAATGTGGCTCTCTGTGCAAGTACTGTTTTTCTCCTGTTCAAAGAAAAATATATAAGCTTTAAAGGCGCTATTCTAAGTACAATTGTTAAGAAAATCAATGCTTACAGTTTCGGTATTTATTTAAGTCATATGCTTTTGCTCGCTTTTCTATTTCAAATAAAGATTGATTATAGAATATTTGGTCCAACAATAGGAATACCATTTACTGCGATAATCTGTCTGATATTAAGTCTCATTATCGTAAAGGTCATCAATGTGTTGCCCTATGGAAAATATATATCTGGAAATTAG
- a CDS encoding glycosyltransferase family 4 protein translates to MKKVLLSAYACSPIRGSEPGNGWSWATTLAQSGFEVWCITNIEDQQATTDECNRLNLKNLHFVFVNISGRLDEYLLNTDSKTIYLHYYLWRQRASKVAKNLHDIHHFDVAHHVTFGSLQQGTFLWKLNDVKIVFGPVGGGQKALPQFKEYFGSSWKFEILRDVVSRVSLVFSSELGNTLRKADVVLVTNSDTQEMVRKTKLLKEDKLHFIIDNAVPKRMEQNVYVNREDKQKLRLLWVGRMLPRKGLKLVFHALSLVDKSVDYSLTIVGGGEQFHLVEDWIREYGLDMSRFNILGQVAFEQVIKSYQDADAFIFCSLRDSCPAQLNEAMAYGLPIITLDIHGSSLSVPENCGIKVKPLSAGQTANKIAEAIGKFHDNPEFRKSCSENAFQYAKQNTWKNKVSHVTERFY, encoded by the coding sequence ATGAAAAAAGTTTTATTAAGTGCTTATGCATGCTCTCCAATCAGAGGGTCTGAACCAGGAAACGGATGGAGCTGGGCGACTACCCTGGCCCAAAGCGGATTTGAAGTTTGGTGTATTACCAATATCGAAGATCAGCAGGCCACAACGGATGAATGCAATAGGTTAAATTTAAAAAACCTTCATTTTGTTTTTGTCAATATCAGCGGAAGATTGGATGAATATCTTTTAAATACTGACTCAAAAACGATATATCTCCATTATTACCTTTGGCGGCAGCGTGCCAGCAAAGTCGCTAAGAATCTACATGATATTCATCATTTTGATGTTGCCCACCATGTTACCTTTGGCAGTCTCCAGCAGGGCACTTTTTTATGGAAATTGAACGACGTAAAAATAGTTTTCGGCCCCGTGGGCGGCGGACAAAAAGCTTTGCCTCAATTTAAAGAATATTTTGGATCGTCATGGAAATTTGAAATACTGCGGGACGTGGTATCCCGGGTGAGTTTAGTTTTTAGCTCGGAATTGGGAAATACTTTAAGAAAAGCCGATGTAGTACTTGTAACCAATTCTGATACGCAGGAAATGGTGCGAAAAACGAAGCTCCTTAAAGAAGATAAATTGCATTTTATAATTGACAATGCTGTTCCAAAACGAATGGAACAAAACGTCTACGTTAATCGGGAAGACAAGCAGAAATTAAGGCTTTTGTGGGTTGGAAGAATGTTACCAAGGAAAGGATTGAAGTTGGTGTTCCATGCATTGTCATTAGTTGATAAATCTGTCGATTACTCATTGACCATTGTTGGTGGAGGCGAGCAATTTCATTTAGTTGAAGATTGGATCCGCGAATATGGGTTGGATATGTCCCGTTTCAACATTCTGGGTCAGGTAGCATTCGAGCAGGTAATTAAGTCCTATCAAGACGCCGACGCATTTATTTTTTGCTCTCTCCGAGATTCATGCCCGGCGCAATTAAATGAAGCAATGGCTTACGGGTTACCAATCATAACATTAGATATACATGGGTCTTCTCTATCGGTGCCAGAAAACTGCGGAATCAAGGTAAAGCCTTTATCAGCAGGCCAAACAGCGAATAAAATTGCAGAGGCAATTGGAAAATTTCATGATAACCCGGAGTTCAGGAAGTCTTGCTCAGAAAACGCCTTTCAGTACGCAAAACAAAATACCTGGAAAAACAAAGTAAGCCATGTTACCGAAAGATTTTATTAG
- a CDS encoding ImmA/IrrE family metallo-endopeptidase, with product MNKRRQKQIERIALTILRNCFSGNPEKLLVSGGIDVKKVASYLGIELVPQELKDDFPAEASLNTTIGKINHNAKDGLRRYRFMVAQEIGRYVLDRQHQGKFENLPLRYFSIFTANDSPINEDVQEREANAFAAALLMPRDLLIDAVKKAYQSRMSENENYDIIQALADQFDVSKLAMSTRLTNLDLA from the coding sequence ATGAATAAAAGACGGCAAAAACAGATTGAGAGGATAGCGCTTACAATATTGCGCAATTGCTTTTCTGGAAATCCGGAAAAATTATTGGTTAGTGGTGGAATAGATGTTAAAAAAGTTGCGTCATATCTGGGCATAGAGCTGGTTCCGCAGGAGTTGAAGGATGATTTTCCCGCTGAGGCCTCGCTTAATACAACGATTGGCAAGATAAACCATAACGCAAAAGACGGGCTTAGGCGTTACCGGTTTATGGTTGCCCAAGAAATCGGACGTTATGTACTTGACCGTCAACATCAGGGCAAATTTGAAAACCTGCCCCTAAGATATTTCAGCATATTCACAGCTAATGATTCCCCGATAAATGAAGATGTCCAGGAACGGGAAGCAAATGCATTTGCAGCGGCATTGCTGATGCCACGGGATTTATTAATCGACGCGGTGAAAAAAGCGTATCAATCCCGGATGTCCGAAAATGAAAATTATGACATTATCCAGGCATTGGCTGATCAGTTTGACGTAAGTAAGTTAGCAATGAGTACAAGGCTTACAAATCTGGACTTAGCTTAG
- the tal gene encoding transaldolase, with translation MDTNKVKRIHDFGQSIWLDFIDRKVIFSGELKKLIEEDGVRGITSNPAIFEKAISSSSDYDADIAELSKSDKTNEEIFFGLAVTDIKLACDIFWPVYNEKDVVGADGYVSLEVSPFLAMDTQATIIQARQLWEEVGKANVMIKIPGTESGLIAIETAISEGININVTLLFSLERYEAVTEAYISGLEKRAAQGLPVAHVSSVASFFLSRIDILVDPFLDRNGIGELKGEIAIASAKLAYQIYKRVFSTDRWKRLAEKGAVPQRLLWASTSNKNPEFKDTRYVEALIGPDTVNTVPLETLEAYRDHGDPASRLESDLEAAKSVMERVKAAGIDMGAVTKQLEDEGIEKFNAPFQKLLDAIEKQK, from the coding sequence ATGGATACTAATAAAGTAAAGCGAATTCATGATTTCGGCCAGAGCATTTGGCTGGACTTCATCGATCGAAAAGTGATTTTTTCGGGTGAGCTAAAAAAATTGATTGAAGAAGACGGGGTCAGGGGTATCACGTCCAATCCTGCCATTTTCGAAAAGGCCATTAGCAGCAGCTCCGACTACGACGCAGATATCGCCGAACTTTCAAAAAGCGACAAGACAAATGAGGAAATATTTTTCGGTCTTGCGGTAACGGATATCAAGCTGGCATGCGATATTTTCTGGCCGGTCTACAATGAGAAAGACGTGGTGGGCGCTGACGGCTACGTGAGCCTGGAAGTTTCCCCTTTTCTGGCGATGGATACACAAGCAACCATTATTCAGGCCCGCCAGTTGTGGGAAGAGGTAGGTAAGGCTAATGTAATGATCAAGATCCCAGGAACCGAATCCGGGCTGATAGCGATCGAGACAGCGATTAGTGAAGGAATCAATATCAATGTTACCTTGCTTTTTAGTCTTGAACGGTATGAGGCTGTGACTGAGGCCTATATATCAGGACTGGAAAAACGGGCAGCACAGGGCTTGCCGGTTGCCCATGTTTCTTCGGTAGCCAGCTTCTTTTTAAGCCGCATTGATATTTTGGTTGACCCGTTTCTCGATCGCAACGGAATTGGTGAGTTGAAAGGGGAAATAGCAATTGCTTCCGCCAAATTGGCTTATCAGATCTACAAACGTGTGTTTAGTACGGATCGCTGGAAGCGACTGGCGGAAAAAGGGGCTGTGCCGCAACGGTTGTTATGGGCCAGTACCAGCAACAAAAACCCCGAATTTAAGGATACCAGATATGTGGAAGCACTTATCGGGCCGGACACGGTCAATACGGTCCCGCTGGAAACTTTGGAAGCTTACCGCGATCATGGCGATCCGGCGAGTCGCCTGGAAAGTGACCTGGAAGCAGCGAAAAGCGTTATGGAAAGGGTAAAAGCGGCCGGAATCGATATGGGTGCCGTAACCAAGCAGCTGGAAGATGAAGGGATTGAAAAGTTCAATGCGCCGTTTCAAAAATTGCTTGATGCAATTGAAAAACAGAAATAG